From a single Nicotiana tomentosiformis chromosome 2, ASM39032v3, whole genome shotgun sequence genomic region:
- the LOC104086107 gene encoding dirigent protein 22-like — protein MEKLLLMVCLLMAITMPSTHGLDRSPKGVDKWFKKLPNAKEKMTKLHFYFHDTVTAKNPSAIQIAQANITFQSPTLFGLLRMFDNSMTVQPDPNSKEIGRAQGIYGSASFQDIELLMTLNLVFTEGKYNGSTLSILGHNRIFHEYRELPIVGGSGVFRLARGIATAKTYWASNTTQNAIVEYHVVVLHY, from the coding sequence ATGGAGAAACTTTTATTGATGGTTTGCTTGTTAATGGCAATAACCATGCCTTCAACTCATGGGCTTGATCGAAGTCCAAAAGGAGTGGATAAATGGTTCAAGAAGCTTCCCAATGCAAAAGAAAAAATGACCAAACTTCACTTCTACTTTCATGACACTGTGACTGCCAAGAACCCTTCAGCAATCCAAATAGCCCAAGCCAACATCACCTTTCAATCACCAACTCTTTTTGGCCTATTGAGGATGTTTGACAACTCAATGACTGTTCAACCAGATCCCAATTCAAAAGAAATAGGTCGAGCCCAAGGGATTTATGGCTCGGCCTCGTTTCAAGATATAGAACTTCTTATGACTCTCAACCTTGTGTTCACCGAGGGCAAGTACAATGGTAGCACACTCAGTATCCTCGGACACAACCGGATATTTCACGAGTATAGAGAGTTACCTATTGTTGGTGGTTCAGGCGTTTTCCGACTAGCACGAGGGATCGCCACCGCGAAAACCTACTGGGCTAGTAACACCACGCAGAATGCAATAGTTGAATACCATGTTGTGGTTTTGCATTATTGA